The Gossypium hirsutum isolate 1008001.06 chromosome D07, Gossypium_hirsutum_v2.1, whole genome shotgun sequence genome includes the window AGTTGGATCGAGGTGGCTGGTTGTGTGAACTATTTTACTTCAAAGGATCAAGAACACCCCCAATCTGATAAGTTATATGAATTGTTAGGACTTCACAAAGAGATGAAAAGATGTTGATTACAATAAATCATTTTAGAATTCTTGTTTACTTGGGATTTCTGAATTTGATTACAAAAGAGGAACATAACTTGTGGACAGTGATTACACCTAGAGACTACAAATGGGAGATGAACATGATGTTACTTGGAGCTTTATTGATATATGGGTAGGATTCTGGAGCAAGTTACTCACTAAGAGCCTGTTTGAGCAGGTTGGCATTCACTGCTAGCAGAATACCTTGACATGGTGTTTGGTATGTAACTTGAGCATTGGAGAGTGAGTTGGTTTAGATTTTAAGCTGGTTAAATCATGAAAGGGGCCTCATGTTCATTGTTCTAGTCTGTAACAGACAAAACTTCTCAGTTCTGTCTCCTTAAGACACCCCATTATAAGAGCAACCAGATATGCGGGCTAGATGAGGCTTCCGATAAATAAGTTTCCGTTTATACTTGTACAAATATACAAAACCTGTCAACATTGGTTCATAgtgaattaaactaattaaatatcaGGCTTTTTATGGCTTACTCAGGACAGAATTAAGCATCACGGTTTAGATTGGATTCAATTGGGACCTAAAATATGGCAAGGGTGTGGAAGTTAAATTTTAAAGCTGAACTTTGTGAAATCAGAAAGACTAGTGATTTAGCAATATGTTTTATGGTTGTAAAAGTTATAGCTTTATGTTTTTGCCTTTCTGCGTAACCATAGATTTCTCAAAGAGATGCAGCAAAATTTCAAAGGTTCCTCAAGTCCTTCACTCAAATATAGCTACATGAACTATGCTTCCTAATGTTTTCAAAATCAGATCACAAGCTGATCAGATCATCAATTTCAGTCTGATTGATCTAATCACAGTTCAACCaatcttttaaattttcaactaccttatcaaatttcaatacaaaatataacaaaatccaAGAAAATACAATTATACCATACAACCATTTTAAAATTCGTTTATCTTTCTAATATATTtcctttaaatattatttttaccaaATCTCATATTTCCTATTCCATCAATCTTTCATTCACATGTCCTTAAGTTGCTTTCTTCATTTTAAAAGTATGATAATTTTTCCTTTCgtaatactaaaatttaattttagaatgGGTAATGAATTTTGAACATTTTGATTGATCATAAATGGGACGGTGTTAAGCCATGGTATTCTAATCGTGCATGTATCCAAATTCACTATTTCTTTATTCCTTATATGAATTTTCCTGTCGTGGTACGAACATTTAATTTTAGAATGGGTAAAGTATTTTGGACATTTCCATTTATCATAAACGGGATGGTGGATTACTTCCAATGATTAAGCCATGGTATTTTAGTCGTGCATGTATATAATTTTGTTTCGGAATTCATTacttcttcatttcttttgtgCAATTTCATTGGCGTTATGGTAGTGAAATCATGTAATGAACTCTAAAGCGCATTACTGCACATAGAAAAACTAAACTTAAAAGCCATGGTGATGTAAGACTGTATCTCCATAATTTCCAGAAAATCTCATTAATTCAATGATCAAATTCTCCTAAATCTATAACTGAACCTAAACTCTGATGAAAACACAAAACACCATTTACTAAAGCCTTGTTGAAGTAAAATACTTATAGCCTAGATAACTATGGAGATCACAGCAAAACCCCATACAATTTATATTAAGTCAATCTCTTAACTAGCATGTCCCCTTTCTCCATAACATTGCTTCCTTCTTGTTATCATTTTGTTTAGTATGGTGCAGCATTTTGACTACTATACATTACACTCAACATTGTGATAAAGCTTGTCGTTACGGTTAGAGTACTAATAATACGTTAGGCAAAGCAATGTGCAGACAAATCttgctctttttcttcttttttccttgttTACTAGTTTCCATCCGGTGAAAAACTGCTTTGTGGAGGTAATTTTTGTCCGAACATtctcaaaatatataatgttccaaaaattataaatgaaagtcataaataatcaaaaaatataATACTGTTATTAATCAAGAGTTATTATTAttcaaaagaaatgaaaacatcTCTTCTTATTGAAAATTATGTCACTTGATTAATCAATctgaaattataactattcataTAATGTTTATTGAATAGTTATGTTTATTTAAGAGATTTATCTATCTGAAAAAAAAACCCATTGGATAAGTATGTCTCTATGAAAAGACATTATAATTCTTATAAATAGGAgtgaaaaaattatttctattctTCCTCTATCTTCTATCATTCTATAAttttctataaagaattactacaacttttttttatagaaattaatAGTCATGTTACACATTACTCAATGTTTAGTGGACTATTTCATTAGTGCAAAGCGCTAATAGTTATTGAGTTTTATTATATCATTGAGGTTCATTTGTCAATAACTCTTTGTACACCAAAATATAGGTGGAGGTGAATAGAACCTTGAAGAAAGTGACATGGTTATACGCCAAGTCTTCAGTTAATTTCTCATGAATTTATTTTTACCCTCGCACACGAAGACTTCTATCACCTATATGACCATGTTAAGTATTGGAAAAATCCTGATAAGGAATTGAAGTGGAGGAAGCAGACTAGGATCGAATTCAAGTTTTTTTTCACTCAAGAAGGAAAGATTTGGAAGTGACCtgaaagaagaaataaacaaatttagaaattaacTGAAATGAAAACACTAAAATAAGAAAGTAAAGAACtaagaataaatattcaaaataataaataaataaatagacaaaATTTAAAAGTGGAAGATGGAACAATAAACCGATGGATATTATGGAACAAAatttagaagtgtccaattgaacCCTTTAAGATATAGatcccaacaaactcaattaatgactctaatcaaccctccaagaaataatcCTTGGCAATTTGAAGGGTGAAGGGTGAATTCCCACGACTCattgaagaaaatcgagaagaaaactaattctaaaaatcacaagaaaagaAATCTTGCACAAAGAAACAAACTCaaatagttgaaaactttattaatgaaaacaattatCTCCCTAATGAATAATgaagaagcctttatataggctagctaagtacatccaaataaaactctaaagtgtacaaaaactctaattaatctaaacaataagtagttttaaacaaaactttcttgttgacgtaaaactcttaaataacttaaaatacttaataattataaaaaaattataataaaaaataataaaataataaaagcttataaatacaatattgggcttttatataataaaaattaagcctaaaacccgaactcaatatgatttaaactcaaactAAAAGCCCGAAACTCGTAATTTCCGTAATTATCCTGTCTAGAAATGTTGCTCGTGCAatcttcactaaaatggtcataacgtgagctcccgaactcaaaatcgagtgattcaaagtgcgtttcaaagctaagagatagatcttcaaacaCCATGAAGACATATCCACCGGAAATGcctagatcccatccaaaaagttgtCGCAAGTTTgctaattttctaaaattaaaaattggcaattttggtgaatgaaatttaataaatttcaccctatTTATGCATGTATCAAATCcagtttagaaaaaaattttgatctAAAGTTGAAGTTTAAACTTTTGAAAACTGACcagatttgtgatatttatagtaataaacttttcCCAAAAAGTATCTATACTTTGTGTGAGACAAAATTGTATTGTTCCCGGCTTTTGACTGCCTCTAGacgtactaacgtctagagtgtgaatattgTAATAAAATATAGTATAACAAGGCGGTATCCACAAGTATAcaggtcgagttgtaatatagttttacaacaaagtaggtgatacgagtcacaaaggcccaacccaagcccaaacaagaagacaaaccatgcttacttgaaaatcaggccaaattgtcaaagtgacccaatttgtaaagttttattttttttaaatacttagtttaaatttttatgtaaatattcagtccaagaggcccaattaaaagcccttggcggaatttccatttaaaattaaaataattaggagtttgtttagttttagttttctaattagattaagaaaatatttgaaaagcctatataaaggcttggccagccaccgtGTTAGATACTACTCAAATACATTaagagcatgtttggttgggtgtattggcatagccaatacacccctaatcagTGGGCCCCACTTAAGCCTCATTTATTCCCTTGTTTGGTTCATGGTAATGCTATTATGGGTGTAATACATTCCTGACCTAATCGGTGAAATTCACCAATTTGTAATACATCCCCAAAGCTCAGTTTAGGTGCTGCTTCGTTtaccctccctgttttaccctcctgaTTGGCTTTCCCATTGCGTCTCCTCTTCCTTCCTTCTGCCTTCTGTCGATTTGCTCAAGTTTCAACCGATTTGCTCCCTCTGTCtctcaaccttttcttttctcttactTTACAACCATTGCTGGAGTTCTTGCAAGAGCGACAACTATACCTAGATGAACAGATCTTGAAAGCAAAGATCGAGCTTTTGAACAAGACAAATATTCCATAAGAGCCTGTTCCGCACCGATGATGTCCCTCAGGACATGTTCGATAGGAGAGTTGAGGTTGTCGCTCGTCTCAAAGCTTTGGAAGATGCCGCCGCTCCTCTCGTCACTTTCTTGCAAAACGCTAACGCTGTTCAGGAACTGCGTGCTGATAAACAGTATAATCTCCAGATGCTTAATGACCGCTACCAGGTCTGTTCCCCCCCTTTTTCATGAATTTAaggttatttttatgttattttaaccccttcttgatttttagtgaataaccCATTCAAGTGTGAAATTGTATTAGTCATAACATTATGTGATTTTTAAGGAAAATATAAAGAATAACCAAATAGATGCATATGCTTTCTTGTGCTAAAATTCTAGCATGCTCTTTGTTGTTACAGTTTTGATTTTGCCTGGGTTTGAAttaattgaactttttttttaatttaatggtggataaaattatttttttaacagattggtCCAGATCAAATAGAGGCATTATATCAGTATGCAAAATTCCAATTTGAGTGTGGCAACTACTCTGGTGCTGCTGACTATCAGTATCAGTATCGAGCTTTATGTTCTAACAACGAAAGGAGCTTGAGTGCATTGTGGGGGAAGCTTGCTGCCGAGATACTGATGCAAAACTGGGATATTGCTCTTGAAGAACTTAATCGTTTGAAAGAAATAATCGATTCCAAGGTTTTGGTTATATCCCCATTGATTATTCGGTTTTTATTTTGACAATTTGCTTTCTGATTATTCGTTGACTCATTTATTGGTCTTTTTGCTGCAGAGCTTCTCATCACCTTTGAACCAAGTTCAGAGTAGAATATGGCTTATGCATTGGAGCCTCTTCATCTTTTTCAACCATGACAATGGAAGAACACAGATCATTGACCTATTTAATCAAGACAAGTATGTCACTTTAACAACTAAACTTAAGGTTTCCATGTTTTGTTACTGATGTTGTTAGTTGCATCATTTGTGTGGTAGTCACATCTGTGCTTATTTGTTATTTGTGCATTTTCCTGTCTTTTTATGCCATGACTTACTTCTGTTTCAAGATCCTGCTGTGTTCACATGCTTTGGTTTTGATTGTGTTGGAATGGAACATGTTTAGAAACTTTGtggatttcttttatcatttgcatggtttttttaatatgaaaagtTAATGCACTGCCTGCCATGTAATTTGCAAAATGTTTGTTCAAAGATTTGAGGCTAAAGTAGGTGATATCTTCGCATTGACAAAGAAAGTATGTGTCCCATAAAGAACTGCAATcaaaccaaaaacaaagaaagtagTGTTAAACCACTAATGAACATGTCTAGAAGTGTGTATATGGTATATGCCCCATGTTTTGAAGTCTTTACTCTTTAGCATGTCTAAGAGAATGTGTATAGTATTTGCATGTTGAATTTTATATAAGCAAATTAAGTGATCAGTTTACTAATGCAGGGAAGAAGTAGATGAGTTGTGCCGAACATTGGAAGAGAAAGAGGACAGTTCTTGTACTGCCTCAGATCAGTTTTCTTGTATCACATTATAATGAACCTTGCTAAACAAGTTATGCGTGCAATTTAGTTGGAGAGGTTTTTTGTTAGGTCATGTAAGACTTTTGTTGGTTAAACTATTAGAAATTCAAGAGCAAATTGGGTCCTCTAATATAAAAAtgagcaatttagtccttatataatTCGTTTTGAAGCAAACAagtaacttttgaatagttttaatatttttcttatctaAATGCTcgtggaaaaaattgaaaataaacatgtctaaaagtttaatcataaaaaatccatctttctacagaaaatataacaaaaaaaaaagttaaaatgaacGAAGAAAACAACATTGAAGACCAAAATTGCTGCAAGTCAAATctagaaacaaaaatgaaattgaatacaTAATTCATTATTGGGAAACGGAATACATAATTGGGAATATGAAGAAAAACCCTAATTCATTATGTTGTTAAGTAAATTTAACTTGGATTGCTGATGGTAAAGtaacaatcataaaatcattattcaaagtcaagttcaaatattttaatatttgatagaaGAAATTGATGAAGTTTGTTGATACAATcataagaatatttaattttattaaattatatatttttgttaaattatatttaataataattattttatagtattatatattatgattttagtaaattcatataagaatatttaatactaagaattttattaaattatatatttttgttaaattatatttaataataattattttaaattatattttataatattatatattataattttagtaaattcatatattttatcaaattatatattataaaaaatatatatttaataataattatgttaaaatatgattaaattatttattatttatattaataatcttattaaaatttaataacaataacaataattagttacctaaacaaatttatgctaagggtattctagtcattttagttttttccattatgctattacacctctattccattcaaccaaacacaagattactattacgcctctattccattacattcaaccaaacagttgatttgctattacacctctattccattacacctctattccattacacctttaatccaatacacctctaatccaatacagcgaaccaaacgtgccctaaaatttcagatttgttaaagtgcagaattttctttgaggttttctccaagaattctctcttgagctttctttagaagttgttttaacaatcttttgattgtgggagccatcttcaaccttcttcttaccattgatattctttggaagggagattagagccgtttgaagggatttgtgaagtctttcgggatttcaaggatccttaggactttaatttaattcttgttgttcatgttcttttatttgtttctgATTGTGCCGAATCTTGATCTAATTTCTTTGATGTTCTTTGTTTCGTTTCATATTTGtttaaactccaagaactcttcatttaattgATCTCTTGTTGGCAGCAGATAATCGattcaaaaatccccaatttctagggttcttgccgattcttCTTTAGCCTTCTTGGAAGCAAATCGATTGCTGAACTTTGGGGAAATCGTCTTGGATATTCAATTGGGCAAAATTGCAATCTTTGTTCACTTCTCGAATCATTTTATTCCAttgatttctttctcttcttcttgctTCACCAATTCCTTAGTTTCCATTAAAAATCTAtttgtttaatttgcttactgttttggtgttcttggatAGATTCGGCTTGAGGGGAATCAATCTTGGAGTTCGATTTCGCCTTCTTGAACtccgaaaacatctattcatacGTTCTTTGGTTCTTAACtgtttttaattgtttttggggattttaatttcaattctGATTCGTTTAatattattctttgttttgatttcagatctgttcgtctagagcctcgtaggagttttctcgtgacttgacaactctatcttggtccgcgcgcaaccctctatcagtaggtgagtactccgaggattgtacccaagggaggcgagcgctagatcaattctaacctaaacactaaaagatctaattattactttaaataaattatagtacgagaacataaaagaaaggtttttaaagattttagaataataaaataacataaaataattaaaattcaggaGATAGAAGAGTAAAGTAAATCAAATctcgattatgggtgattagcttgctccGATAATCCCCATCAATTGTTGCTTTGGGTTCTtcttcaatcaactagtcgctaccctagcaggatcttccgatcttccactaaTATAACGAGTCAAcaagattattttaatattattttgtgtgtttattatgtgtgaatttaattgtatgaaattttcgtgtttaaattttatcgtttgaatgaccgattaaataaaaggatttaatcgcataaaaagtaaaaattgctAACTAATTTTTAAAGTGCTAAATTGACTTGTTCTTTTAATGGAATGTATTTATATTGTAATTATACCATGGAATATGTTGATGGACGGGAATAGGCTTATGATATAATGTtggttaattaaatattaaaggtTATTAtggtaaattagttaattaatgtaatgaaataaaaaaaatagaaaaataacatgcaaagtgttcatcttggccgaatatagaaaagaaaaagaaaataaaatagaacaacAAGGTTCGGCTATCTCTAGGtctaattaaggtatgtttttgcttcgatttttgatgatttttatgtttttgagatcgttgctttgaatactactcgacccatgcttgaatttttgattttgatgaatattttgatttattccattgatgaatatattttttttgtgatgtttgatgatgaataatgaaagatatgttttagattaacatgttttgtcatgggatttttgatgaatttgagtatttaaggCTAAATTGTGAACATAaatttttaagggactaaaatacgaaataaatgaaatgcatggattTGTATGAGTATAATAAAGATTTTTCCTACGCATAGTATAgtcaaaatttgaatgttttgtgttttgtgtaatttggactaaattgtgaaaaatgtaaaatgttaggggcaaattggtaattttcccatttatgtgtttttggattaaattgagtgaaaatatgtttgaatgagtttaatttgaatatgtttagatcaagaaaagaaaaattcagatttggatcgggggaaaactaaagttgtcgactaccAGTTTCATTCCGTTTTACATCACTGAGGTAAGTCTTTAAACTAATAGTagtacttaatttaattaaatgcaaaatatatatgctaaaatgaTATTTATGAGAACAATAAAGTAATTTccgaatatgaaatgtatgataacaATGTTTAAagtaatatataaattatgtttttacatATGAAAAACCATATAAATGTTATggaaaatttatatgaaatatgtgttaTGGATTTTGGTATATATAAAATACGTGTTAGAATAAACTATGTGTCAATGCTTATCAGGCTCTgtgcctagcaagccttgtgccgGTGTGATATATCAGGCTAAAAGCCTAGCAGGCGTAGTGCCGGTGAATTTAGTGGTATTTGAATAAGGAAAtctcttaattatgagttttgaTAGTATGAGATGAAGTTTATAAAATTGATgtgattaatttaaattatacaaaatgattatgattattaaaacacttaatttcttaaagacttactaagctataaaaactTACTTGATGTGTTTacgtttctttgttttatagattcttttttttctaaaatcaagctacaagctcggggatcgtcagcaaagttcatcacttTATCTACTATTTCGGTACTTAAATATTTGAACccaacttatggcatgtataggctggatgaggttttgaatgttacattctaaattttgtatatgaaattaatagccatgcgaaaatggcttatttccaATGATTGAATTTGGTTTCATTGCAtatgtttataatgataaaaaaattggtGTATATGCTTGTGTTAGTTAGGTGCATGGTTTGTTAGGTTTTGGGTATaacatgtattcggttatggcaTATATGTTTGATTGGTTAAATTTGTTCATATTGCTTTTGACATATAGAATTGAGATGATGTATATTGTTGGACTTGTTAAATTCGgctatgaaatatatataatgatgCATGAATTAGTTGTTAACTAGTTGGATGTGTATAGGATAATAATAGTCAAATAtgtcatgtgtatatatatatgttatgtttaaTTTTGATACAATATGGATTTGGTTATGACATATAGTCGAATGATTAGGTTTGGTCttattgaatttgatgtaatgGATGGTATAATGTTGTGATTATGCATTTTCGATTTTACTATAGATTCATGATAGTCTATTTGgatatataatgaaattaatattaaatacatTATAGGGCATTTTATTTGTGTGGAAAGATAAATAGGTGTTTCATTTTAAGTGATCTGGTCTGAGATGGTCTAGTATTgaatttatgttatatatatatttaaacttatgatgtatattaatatatatataatgattaatatgattggTTGTTTACTGGTATAATGAATTATGTGTAAAGACTAAAATTTGGTTTGTCAAATATGCAATATAGGTATGGTATAATTAAATCATTATGTGCGGTTAATGAATGAAGAATATTGAATCATTGGGTTTTTAATTTGTATAGGAGTTGGTTAAAAATATGTTTTGTACTAATTAAGTATTTGGAATTATTTTATATGCATATGGAGCGTACTGAAATATGTCTCATTTCGATTAAGCAAGTaactatgtgacagcccaaagttgaccctagtcgggaagtggtttcgggaccgctaaaccgagtcaccgaaatgtttgaatgtgatacttattgtctagaatatgtaattatgaatgtgtgaaaatttcaagcttcaatttggttgatttcatgtgaatttagtcaataggacttatgtgagaaaattcaaaaatgtgataggtcaatgtgtgaggacctattagtgcatgtggtcaaagggggggacttgcatgtcaaatttccccccctaatgagtagtggccggccatgacaaagaatgatgggcaaaacatgtcatgaaacatgttttgttagtggaagaataaaataagaagtatgggtaataaagaaatggaaaacaaaagaaaaaaaaatgtgtgtgtagtgtttgtccccccccattgccgtgagctcaagagaagaaaggagaaaagtttgtgttcatcctttctcacctccattttagcctaaattagaaagaaaaacaaagaaaaaaatttctcatcctttggttcatccttggccaaaaattttaaggaggaaagaagaagaaaggtgaagagattcggccatgcatgtagctaggccaaggtatgtttaatgatgttccatgagatgcatgcatgttttagttgttagcttgagttctacctagcccatggtctaaatcttgctatgtgatggaaatggcacttgaccatggatgcatcattcttggttggtgtttgatgttgtggtgatgaggcatgaggatgagttaagattcggcttaggtggaggttgtgttaatgccattgcatgcaaaatatgaagcttgttaatgatgcatgtgatgatggcttgatgattcttgaacctcctttttagcatttttgtgtgagcacatatgtgcattggttgctaaagggagaataatcggctagcaagatgtgtgctaaggccgaatgtaactttgcatgttgatgagcaatgcatgtgttaaatcgatgaaaagggggaggatgctttactagtgtgtatatgtgtgtattaagtgttgaaatcgaccccaaaaatggacatgcatattcggccaaggggaaagaaattagctaatatgttgtgttgatgcatgatttttgcatgtatgagactttaatgtctaatgtatgaatatgggctaagtgccttgtgttcatcttttgatgcctaaatgatgaaatcaatttatttgtttgattaagctcaagagcaaaggggaaataaatccgataaagggaaggaaaaagtggtcgaatagttagcgggatcgttcgacaacacccgaggtaagttcttgagtaaaagagcttaaattatgatgtgattagatcatgttttgagcaaattaaaatcatgctctttgtgtggctattgagccgaatttgcaagaatgataaatgtcttgtgtttgagttttgctaacgaaaatgaaatacgaatgggccatgatttatt containing:
- the LOC107954752 gene encoding eukaryotic translation initiation factor 3 subunit E, which produces MFDRRVEVVARLKALEDAAAPLVTFLQNANAVQELRADKQYNLQMLNDRYQIGPDQIEALYQYAKFQFECGNYSGAADYQYQYRALCSNNERSLSALWGKLAAEILMQNWDIALEELNRLKEIIDSKSFSSPLNQVQSRIWLMHWSLFIFFNHDNGRTQIIDLFNQDKEEVDELCRTLEEKEDSSCTASDQFSCITL